The Candidatus Nanopelagicales bacterium genome has a segment encoding these proteins:
- a CDS encoding DUF3117 domain-containing protein has protein sequence MAAMKPRTGDGPLEVTKEGRGIVMRVPLEGGGRLVVEMTPDEAKDLGIQLSAVAG, from the coding sequence ATGGCGGCAATGAAGCCGCGGACGGGCGATGGCCCACTCGAGGTCACTAAGGAAGGCCGCGGGATCGTCATGCGTGTTCCGCTTGAAGGCGGCGGTCGCCTCGTTGTCGAGATGACGCCCGATGAGGCAAAGGATCTAGGCATCCAGCTCAGCGCCGTGGCCGGCTAA
- a CDS encoding leucyl aminopeptidase yields the protein MVIEDANLRLQLVPLDVLQALGVSADDDEQSAVATPLTATVSGPPANIIVASSTPGPDGVVADDIALRVAASHRIDVARRMQRADATGSAGEIVEIDLEDDTTESLLVLGMGDGGVAAAREAGAKLAPRLGGADVVLCDVTATLSRASLESFCEGLLLASYHFSRKSEQPESSTTVVQLVVPSVATVQAVLTRAQAVSQAVFLARDLANAPSNEKNPTTLADQSRQLAKQAKLRYRVIDAAGLERGGFGGLLAVGGGSVQPPNLIVLEHRGEIAAPRVVLVGKGITFDSGGLSIKPPEGMPLMKTDMSGAAAVLGVMSALAELKVTTNVVALLACAENMPSGSAYRPGDVVRHYGGQTSEVRNTDAEGRMVLADALAYAAARLHPDAIIDVATLTGAATLGLSRVFGALYSADDGLALALERAADESNDRLWRMPLVNEYRSSLDSPIADISHVSDGSVGGGSITAALFLREFTAGKRWAHLDIAGPARAEAARAELTRGATGYGVRLLLRWLSNAPNLW from the coding sequence ATGGTGATCGAAGATGCCAACTTGCGCCTGCAACTTGTCCCCTTGGACGTGTTGCAGGCGCTCGGCGTCTCAGCCGATGACGATGAGCAATCGGCCGTAGCCACACCACTGACCGCGACGGTGTCCGGACCACCGGCCAACATCATCGTCGCGTCGTCGACACCCGGGCCCGATGGCGTCGTCGCCGATGACATCGCACTTCGGGTGGCCGCCAGCCACCGCATCGACGTTGCTCGCCGGATGCAGCGGGCCGACGCAACCGGCTCGGCTGGCGAAATCGTTGAGATTGACCTGGAAGACGACACCACTGAGTCGCTCCTCGTGCTCGGTATGGGTGATGGCGGAGTAGCCGCGGCGCGAGAGGCGGGTGCCAAACTGGCCCCCAGACTCGGCGGCGCCGATGTGGTCCTCTGTGACGTCACGGCGACGCTGTCGCGCGCGTCGCTGGAAAGCTTCTGTGAGGGCCTGCTGTTGGCCTCCTACCATTTCAGCCGCAAGAGCGAGCAGCCGGAATCTTCGACCACGGTGGTCCAACTTGTCGTGCCTTCGGTCGCGACCGTCCAGGCTGTGCTTACGCGGGCGCAGGCGGTCTCGCAGGCTGTGTTCTTGGCCCGCGATCTGGCGAATGCCCCATCCAACGAAAAGAACCCGACCACGCTGGCCGACCAATCGCGGCAACTGGCCAAGCAAGCCAAACTGCGCTACCGCGTTATCGATGCCGCAGGCCTCGAACGTGGGGGCTTTGGCGGGTTACTCGCGGTTGGTGGCGGGTCAGTGCAACCGCCGAATCTGATCGTGCTGGAGCATCGCGGCGAGATCGCTGCGCCGCGCGTGGTGTTGGTCGGCAAAGGCATCACGTTCGACTCCGGGGGGCTATCGATCAAGCCTCCCGAGGGCATGCCGTTGATGAAGACCGACATGAGCGGTGCCGCCGCCGTACTCGGGGTGATGTCCGCGCTGGCCGAGCTCAAGGTCACGACCAACGTCGTGGCCTTGCTCGCGTGCGCGGAGAACATGCCCAGCGGCAGTGCCTACCGGCCAGGCGACGTGGTTCGTCACTACGGCGGCCAGACCTCGGAGGTGCGCAATACCGACGCCGAGGGCCGCATGGTCCTCGCCGACGCATTGGCGTACGCGGCTGCGAGGCTGCATCCGGACGCCATCATCGACGTGGCCACGCTGACCGGAGCGGCGACACTCGGTCTGTCGCGCGTGTTCGGCGCGCTCTACTCGGCTGATGATGGCTTGGCGCTGGCGCTTGAACGTGCCGCTGACGAGAGCAACGACCGGCTTTGGCGGATGCCGCTGGTCAATGAGTACCGATCCTCGCTGGATTCCCCGATCGCCGATATCTCCCACGTGAGCGACGGGTCGGTTGGTGGCGGATCGATTACCGCAGCGCTCTTCCTCCGCGAGTTCACCGCTGGCAAGCGCTGGGCACACCTGGATATTGCCGGTCCGGCCCGTGCCGAGGCGGCTCGCGCTGAACTGACCCGTGGAGCGACCGGCTATGGCGTCAGGCTGCTGCTGCGCTGGCTATCCAACGCCCCGAACCTCTGGTAG
- a CDS encoding SRPBCC family protein — MTTITFSVDVDAPAQRVFNAVVDWRGQDLWIPATTVRPGKQGGIAVGGEISAVTGFGPISFLDTMTITRWDDPVRVDVLHTGRVVRGIGIMRVQELGPDRSRFYWAEDLDLPLGVLGQVGWLVIKPAFALGMKVSLRKFASLVESGELGTRVA; from the coding sequence GTTTTCAATGCGGTGGTCGACTGGCGGGGGCAGGATCTATGGATTCCCGCCACGACCGTCAGACCAGGAAAGCAGGGCGGCATCGCGGTTGGTGGCGAGATCTCGGCAGTCACTGGCTTTGGACCCATTTCATTCCTCGACACGATGACCATCACCCGATGGGACGACCCAGTCCGCGTTGACGTGCTGCACACCGGTCGCGTTGTGCGCGGAATTGGCATCATGCGAGTGCAGGAACTCGGTCCTGACCGGAGCCGTTTCTACTGGGCGGAGGATCTCGATCTGCCGCTCGGCGTCCTCGGACAGGTAGGCTGGCTGGTGATCAAACCGGCTTTTGCCCTCGGAATGAAGGTGTCACTTCGCAAATTCGCAAGCCTGGTCGAATCTGGCGAGTTGGGTACGCGAGTGGCCTAG